From one Paramormyrops kingsleyae isolate MSU_618 chromosome 1, PKINGS_0.4, whole genome shotgun sequence genomic stretch:
- the LOC111838186 gene encoding H(+)/Cl(-) exchange transporter 4-like isoform X1 produces MAAEAGPSTTPGEEMNGSGNLMDILDEPFPDVGTYEDFHTIDWLREKSRDTDRHRKITSKSKESICDFIKSLLDAWSGWLVMLLIGLLSGTLAGVIDLAVDWMTDLKEGVCLSVFWYSHEQCCWTSNETTYDDRDKCPQWQKWAELMTGSSEGAAAYVLNYFLYVLWALFFSFLAVSLVRVFAPYACGSGIPEIKTILSGFIIRGYLGKWTLLIKTVTLVLAVSSGLSLGKEGPLVHVACCCGNLFSSLFSKYSKNEGKRREVLSAAAAAGVSVAFGAPIGGVLFSLEEVSYYFPLKTLWRSFFAALVAAFTLRSINPFGNNRLVLFYVEYHTPWYMAELVPFVLLGVFGGLWGTLFIRANIAWCRRRKTTRLGRYPVLEVLVVAGLTALLAFPNPYTRRSTSQLISELFNDCGSLASSQLCDYVNDPNMTRPVDDIPDRPAGAGVYAALWQLALALVFKVVITIFTFGMKIPSGLFIPSMAVGAIAGRIVGIAVEQMAYHHHDWIIFRSWCRPGADCVTPGLYAMVGAAACLGGVTRMTVSLVVIMFELTGGLEYIVPLMAAAVTSKWVADAFGKEGIYEAHIQLNGYPFLDVKDEFTHRTLAADVMRPRRGEPPLAVLTREGTTVEDVEALINETDYNGFPVVVSRESERLVGFVQRRDLTLAIKTARQKQEGVVSGSVVYFSEEVPPLPASAPQPLKLRRILNLSPFTVTDHTPMETVVDIFRKLGLRQCLVTRSGRLLGIITKKDVLRHMAQMLNQDPDSIMFN; encoded by the exons ATGGCTGCGGAAG CAGGGCCCAGTACCACCCCTGGGGAGGAGATGAATGGCTCTGGGAACCTTATGGACATACTTGATGAGCCATTTCCAGACGTCGGGACCTATGAGGATTTCCACACCATCGATTGGCTGAGGGAGAAATCCAGGGACACCGACCGCCACCGGAAG ATTACCAGCAAGAGCAAGGAGTCCATCTGTGACTTCATTAAGAGCCTCCTGGATGCCTGGTCCGGGTGGCTGGTCATGCTGCTCATCGGCCTCCTGTCGG GAACACTGGCCGGTGTCATAGACCTGGCCGTGGACTGGATGACAGACCTGAAGGAGGGTGTGTGCCTATCGGTCTTCTGGTACAGCCACGAGCAGTGCTGCTGGACCTCCAATGAGACCACCTATGATGACCGCGACAAGTGCCCGCAGTGGCAGAAGTGGGCGGAGCTGATGACCGGCTCCTCGGAG GGGGCAGCAGCTTATGTGTTGAACTACTTCTTGTACGTCCTGTGGGCACTGTTCTTCTCCTTCCTCGCGGTGTCTCTGGTGCGGGTCTTCGCCCCCTACGCTTGCGGGTCAGGCATTCCTGAG ATAAAGACCATCCTCAGTGGCTTCATCATCCGCGGATACCTGGGGAAGTGGACACTGCTGATCAAGACGGTCACGCTGGTGCTCGCCGTGTCGTCCGGGCTCAGTCTGGGGAAGGAGGGACCGCTGGTGCATGTCGCCTGTTGCTGCGGCAACCTCTTCAGCAGCCTCTTCTCCAAGTACAGCAAGAACGAGGGCAAGCGTAGGGAG GTTCTGTCTGCGGCGGCTGCGGCCGGTGTCTCCGTGGCCTTCGGGGCTCCGATCGGGGGAGTTCTCTTCAGTTTGGAGGAG GTGAGCTATTACTTCCCCCTGAAGACACTGTGGCGGTCCTTCTTCGCCGCCCTGGTGGCCGCCTTCACGTTGCGCTCCATCAACCCATTCGGGAACAACAGGCTGGTGCTGTTCTACGTGGAGTACCACACACCATGGTACATGGCCGAGCTGGTGCCCTTCGTCCTACTGGGTGTCTTTGGCGGCCTCTGGGGGACGCTCTTCATCCGCGCCAACATCGCCTGGTGTCGGCGCCGCAAGACCACACGGCTGGGCCGCTACCCGGTGCTGGAGGTGCTGGTGGTGGCGGGGCTGACGGCGTTGCTGGCCTTCCCCAACCCCTACACCCGCCGCAGCACCAGCCAGCTCATCTCTGAACTCTTCAACGACTGCGGCTCCCTGGCCTCTTCCCAGCTCTGCGACTACGTGAATGACCCGAACATGACCCGGCCCGTGGACGACATCCCCGATCGCCCGGCAGGCGCTGGGGTCTACGCCGCCCTCTGGCAGCTGGCCCTGGCGCTGGTCTTCAAGGTGGTCATCACCATCTTCACTTTCGGCATGAAG ATCCCCTCCGGCCTCTTCATCCCCAGCATGGCTGTGGGCGCCATCGCCGGGCGCATCGTGGGCATCGCCGTAGAGCAGATGGCGTACCACCATCACGACTGGATCATCTTTAGGAGCTGGTGTCGGCCGGGGGCCGATTGTGTGACGCCAGGACTCTACGCCATGGTGGGGGCCGCAGCGTGTCTGG GAGGAGTGACACGCATGACCGTGTCGCTGGTGGTCATCATGTTCGAGCTGACGGGAGGACTGGAGTACATCGTGCCGCTGATGGCCGCCGCCGTCACTAGCAAGTGGGTGGCGGACGCCTTCGGCAAAGAGGGCATCTACGAGGCGCACATCCAGCTCAACGGCTACCCCTTCCTCGATGTGAAGGATGAGTTCACGCACCGCACGTTGGCCGCCGACGTGATGCGTCCGCGGCGCGGAGAGCCCCCGCTGGCCGTGCTCACCCGGGAGGGCACAACCGTGGAGGACGTAGAGGCGCTCATCAACGAGACGGACTACAACGGCTTCCCCGTAGTGGTGTCTCGTGAATCGGAGCGCCTTGTCGGCTTTGTGCAGCGCCGGGATCTCACGCTGGCCATCA AAACCGCCCGCCAGAAGCAGGAGGGGGTGGTGAGTGGCTCGGTAGTGTACTTCAGTGAGGAGGTCCCCCCGCTGCCTGCCAGCGCCCCCCAGCCGCTCAAGCTGCGCCGAATCCTCAACCTGAGCCCCTTCACCGTCACCGACCACACGCCCATGGAGACCGTGGTGGACATCTTCCGGAAGCTGGGCCTCAGGCAGTGCCTGGTCACCCGCAGCGG ACGCCTCTTGGGAATCATCACAAAGAAAGATGTTCTAAGACACATGGCCCAGATGCTGAACCAGGACCCAGACTCCATCATGTTTAACTAa
- the LOC111838186 gene encoding H(+)/Cl(-) exchange transporter 4-like isoform X2 — protein sequence MAAEGPSTTPGEEMNGSGNLMDILDEPFPDVGTYEDFHTIDWLREKSRDTDRHRKITSKSKESICDFIKSLLDAWSGWLVMLLIGLLSGTLAGVIDLAVDWMTDLKEGVCLSVFWYSHEQCCWTSNETTYDDRDKCPQWQKWAELMTGSSEGAAAYVLNYFLYVLWALFFSFLAVSLVRVFAPYACGSGIPEIKTILSGFIIRGYLGKWTLLIKTVTLVLAVSSGLSLGKEGPLVHVACCCGNLFSSLFSKYSKNEGKRREVLSAAAAAGVSVAFGAPIGGVLFSLEEVSYYFPLKTLWRSFFAALVAAFTLRSINPFGNNRLVLFYVEYHTPWYMAELVPFVLLGVFGGLWGTLFIRANIAWCRRRKTTRLGRYPVLEVLVVAGLTALLAFPNPYTRRSTSQLISELFNDCGSLASSQLCDYVNDPNMTRPVDDIPDRPAGAGVYAALWQLALALVFKVVITIFTFGMKIPSGLFIPSMAVGAIAGRIVGIAVEQMAYHHHDWIIFRSWCRPGADCVTPGLYAMVGAAACLGGVTRMTVSLVVIMFELTGGLEYIVPLMAAAVTSKWVADAFGKEGIYEAHIQLNGYPFLDVKDEFTHRTLAADVMRPRRGEPPLAVLTREGTTVEDVEALINETDYNGFPVVVSRESERLVGFVQRRDLTLAIKTARQKQEGVVSGSVVYFSEEVPPLPASAPQPLKLRRILNLSPFTVTDHTPMETVVDIFRKLGLRQCLVTRSGRLLGIITKKDVLRHMAQMLNQDPDSIMFN from the exons ATGGCTGCGGAAG GGCCCAGTACCACCCCTGGGGAGGAGATGAATGGCTCTGGGAACCTTATGGACATACTTGATGAGCCATTTCCAGACGTCGGGACCTATGAGGATTTCCACACCATCGATTGGCTGAGGGAGAAATCCAGGGACACCGACCGCCACCGGAAG ATTACCAGCAAGAGCAAGGAGTCCATCTGTGACTTCATTAAGAGCCTCCTGGATGCCTGGTCCGGGTGGCTGGTCATGCTGCTCATCGGCCTCCTGTCGG GAACACTGGCCGGTGTCATAGACCTGGCCGTGGACTGGATGACAGACCTGAAGGAGGGTGTGTGCCTATCGGTCTTCTGGTACAGCCACGAGCAGTGCTGCTGGACCTCCAATGAGACCACCTATGATGACCGCGACAAGTGCCCGCAGTGGCAGAAGTGGGCGGAGCTGATGACCGGCTCCTCGGAG GGGGCAGCAGCTTATGTGTTGAACTACTTCTTGTACGTCCTGTGGGCACTGTTCTTCTCCTTCCTCGCGGTGTCTCTGGTGCGGGTCTTCGCCCCCTACGCTTGCGGGTCAGGCATTCCTGAG ATAAAGACCATCCTCAGTGGCTTCATCATCCGCGGATACCTGGGGAAGTGGACACTGCTGATCAAGACGGTCACGCTGGTGCTCGCCGTGTCGTCCGGGCTCAGTCTGGGGAAGGAGGGACCGCTGGTGCATGTCGCCTGTTGCTGCGGCAACCTCTTCAGCAGCCTCTTCTCCAAGTACAGCAAGAACGAGGGCAAGCGTAGGGAG GTTCTGTCTGCGGCGGCTGCGGCCGGTGTCTCCGTGGCCTTCGGGGCTCCGATCGGGGGAGTTCTCTTCAGTTTGGAGGAG GTGAGCTATTACTTCCCCCTGAAGACACTGTGGCGGTCCTTCTTCGCCGCCCTGGTGGCCGCCTTCACGTTGCGCTCCATCAACCCATTCGGGAACAACAGGCTGGTGCTGTTCTACGTGGAGTACCACACACCATGGTACATGGCCGAGCTGGTGCCCTTCGTCCTACTGGGTGTCTTTGGCGGCCTCTGGGGGACGCTCTTCATCCGCGCCAACATCGCCTGGTGTCGGCGCCGCAAGACCACACGGCTGGGCCGCTACCCGGTGCTGGAGGTGCTGGTGGTGGCGGGGCTGACGGCGTTGCTGGCCTTCCCCAACCCCTACACCCGCCGCAGCACCAGCCAGCTCATCTCTGAACTCTTCAACGACTGCGGCTCCCTGGCCTCTTCCCAGCTCTGCGACTACGTGAATGACCCGAACATGACCCGGCCCGTGGACGACATCCCCGATCGCCCGGCAGGCGCTGGGGTCTACGCCGCCCTCTGGCAGCTGGCCCTGGCGCTGGTCTTCAAGGTGGTCATCACCATCTTCACTTTCGGCATGAAG ATCCCCTCCGGCCTCTTCATCCCCAGCATGGCTGTGGGCGCCATCGCCGGGCGCATCGTGGGCATCGCCGTAGAGCAGATGGCGTACCACCATCACGACTGGATCATCTTTAGGAGCTGGTGTCGGCCGGGGGCCGATTGTGTGACGCCAGGACTCTACGCCATGGTGGGGGCCGCAGCGTGTCTGG GAGGAGTGACACGCATGACCGTGTCGCTGGTGGTCATCATGTTCGAGCTGACGGGAGGACTGGAGTACATCGTGCCGCTGATGGCCGCCGCCGTCACTAGCAAGTGGGTGGCGGACGCCTTCGGCAAAGAGGGCATCTACGAGGCGCACATCCAGCTCAACGGCTACCCCTTCCTCGATGTGAAGGATGAGTTCACGCACCGCACGTTGGCCGCCGACGTGATGCGTCCGCGGCGCGGAGAGCCCCCGCTGGCCGTGCTCACCCGGGAGGGCACAACCGTGGAGGACGTAGAGGCGCTCATCAACGAGACGGACTACAACGGCTTCCCCGTAGTGGTGTCTCGTGAATCGGAGCGCCTTGTCGGCTTTGTGCAGCGCCGGGATCTCACGCTGGCCATCA AAACCGCCCGCCAGAAGCAGGAGGGGGTGGTGAGTGGCTCGGTAGTGTACTTCAGTGAGGAGGTCCCCCCGCTGCCTGCCAGCGCCCCCCAGCCGCTCAAGCTGCGCCGAATCCTCAACCTGAGCCCCTTCACCGTCACCGACCACACGCCCATGGAGACCGTGGTGGACATCTTCCGGAAGCTGGGCCTCAGGCAGTGCCTGGTCACCCGCAGCGG ACGCCTCTTGGGAATCATCACAAAGAAAGATGTTCTAAGACACATGGCCCAGATGCTGAACCAGGACCCAGACTCCATCATGTTTAACTAa